Proteins from a single region of Polyangiaceae bacterium:
- a CDS encoding class I SAM-dependent methyltransferase has translation MRRSLLENMTAPYTAAESWLYDSIVAPAVRDLGEVVLAEAARSLPPHAKVLDVGCGGGHLALELLRKSPDTHVTGLDLSPDQIARATRRAQKAGLEGRATFVEGSALDQPFDDEAFDAVISVASIKHWPDQALGLRECVRVLRPKGTLLVFEADRGCALDDARRFVQRWRAPRVLGPVALAVFRTWVAGQALDLEDARSLLGELDLVEASAERVAELPALVLRGQKAPG, from the coding sequence ATGCGCCGCTCGCTGCTCGAAAACATGACCGCCCCCTACACTGCCGCCGAGTCCTGGCTCTACGACAGCATCGTCGCACCGGCCGTTCGGGATCTGGGTGAGGTGGTGCTGGCCGAGGCCGCTCGCTCGCTGCCTCCTCACGCGAAGGTGTTGGACGTTGGTTGCGGCGGGGGTCACTTGGCGCTCGAGCTCCTGCGCAAGAGTCCCGATACGCACGTCACGGGGTTGGATCTCTCGCCCGATCAGATCGCTCGAGCGACGCGTCGCGCGCAGAAGGCGGGGCTGGAGGGGCGAGCCACCTTCGTCGAAGGCTCGGCGCTCGATCAGCCCTTTGACGACGAAGCGTTCGACGCCGTGATCAGCGTAGCGTCCATCAAGCACTGGCCCGATCAGGCCCTAGGTCTGCGGGAGTGCGTGCGCGTGCTGCGCCCCAAAGGCACGCTGCTTGTTTTCGAAGCCGACCGTGGCTGCGCGCTCGATGACGCGCGCCGCTTCGTGCAGCGCTGGCGTGCTCCGCGCGTTCTGGGACCCGTCGCGCTGGCGGTGTTTCGCACCTGGGTTGCCGGCCAGGCGCTGGACTTGGAGGACGCGCGAAGCCTGCTGGGCGAGCTCGATCTGGTCGAGGCCAGCGCCGAGCGCGTCGCCGAGTTGCCGGCGCTAGTGCTGCGCGGACAGAAGGCACCGGGCTGA
- the coaD gene encoding pantetheine-phosphate adenylyltransferase: MIGEGAGLAIYAGSFDPPTFGHLDLVERASNLFPQVVVAVGIHPTKSALFSTDERLSLLREICKPFGNVRVDSFHGLLIEYGKRIGARVIVRGLRAGTDFEYELQIAHANADLRPEIDTVFLPTRTNYGFISASLVREIAVHGGDIERYAPAPVCAALKKKFAKS; this comes from the coding sequence GTGATTGGCGAGGGAGCGGGCCTGGCGATCTACGCCGGCAGCTTCGATCCGCCGACCTTCGGTCACTTGGATCTGGTGGAGCGAGCCTCGAACCTATTTCCCCAAGTCGTGGTGGCGGTGGGCATTCATCCCACGAAGTCCGCGCTCTTCTCCACGGACGAACGGCTGTCACTGCTGCGCGAGATCTGCAAGCCCTTCGGCAATGTGCGCGTGGATTCTTTTCACGGGCTCCTGATCGAGTACGGCAAGCGCATCGGAGCGCGCGTCATCGTGCGCGGCCTGCGCGCCGGAACGGACTTCGAGTACGAGCTGCAGATCGCTCACGCCAACGCGGATTTGCGGCCGGAAATCGACACGGTGTTCCTGCCCACGCGCACGAACTACGGCTTCATCTCGGCATCGCTGGTGCGCGAAATCGCAGTACACGGCGGCGACATCGAACGCTACGCCCCCGCTCCCGTTTGCGCCGCCCTGAAGAAGAAGTTCGCCAAGAGCTGA
- a CDS encoding HNH endonuclease has translation MTTARRAIVLLYGGAAQALDEVGEAHDFRHWRNLPVREADDAIPILGGALRVPRVLHLQRYDRVPRSVVRLTRRNVMLRDEHTCQYCTRRLPIRELNLDHVLPRSRGGGDSWENLVTSCRSCNLRKGRRTPDEAGMRLLRRPRKPHWSTTAQILLTEKRPYSEWEPFLAAG, from the coding sequence TTGACCACGGCGCGACGCGCCATCGTCTTGCTCTACGGGGGCGCCGCGCAAGCCCTGGACGAAGTGGGGGAAGCGCATGATTTTCGTCACTGGCGGAATTTGCCCGTGCGTGAGGCGGACGACGCAATCCCAATCCTGGGCGGCGCCTTGCGCGTCCCGCGGGTCTTGCACCTGCAGCGCTACGACCGGGTGCCCCGCTCCGTCGTGCGACTCACTCGTCGCAACGTCATGCTGCGCGACGAGCACACGTGCCAATACTGCACGCGGCGGCTGCCCATTCGCGAGCTGAACCTCGACCACGTCCTGCCGCGGAGTCGCGGTGGGGGCGACAGCTGGGAGAACTTGGTCACCTCGTGTCGATCCTGCAACCTGCGCAAGGGTCGACGAACGCCTGACGAAGCGGGGATGCGCTTGCTGCGCAGGCCTCGCAAGCCACACTGGAGCACCACTGCCCAGATCCTGCTGACCGAGAAGCGGCCCTACTCCGAGTGGGAGCCATTCCTCGCCGCAGGCTGA
- a CDS encoding AgmX/PglI C-terminal domain-containing protein, translating to MRACGLAQGVTGAALIAVFSFAGCGGSNIQAADTTPSTATPAAATGETHDDPADPTSTGAGGEGSGEGTTSEGGESGGDDSETRSTDVIRKVIMDRRDAFRTCYEKGKKELPTLQGNMTLHFTLDPEGKVKSAELNQERSDLKSPVVVDCSLAELKKIKFPPSSRGMETTVNYPFNFNP from the coding sequence ATGAGAGCGTGTGGACTAGCTCAGGGGGTCACGGGTGCGGCTTTGATCGCGGTCTTTTCCTTCGCTGGGTGCGGTGGCAGCAACATCCAAGCGGCCGACACGACGCCGAGCACCGCGACGCCGGCAGCCGCGACTGGGGAGACGCACGACGACCCTGCCGATCCCACGAGCACGGGCGCGGGCGGAGAAGGAAGTGGCGAGGGCACGACGAGTGAGGGCGGCGAGTCCGGAGGAGACGACTCGGAAACGCGATCGACGGACGTGATCCGCAAGGTGATCATGGATCGCCGCGACGCGTTCCGGACCTGCTACGAGAAAGGCAAGAAGGAGCTGCCGACCCTGCAGGGCAACATGACCCTGCACTTCACCCTCGATCCCGAAGGCAAGGTGAAGTCCGCGGAACTCAATCAAGAGCGCAGCGACTTGAAGTCCCCCGTGGTCGTGGATTGCTCCTTGGCGGAGCTCAAGAAGATCAAGTTCCCTCCTTCCTCCCGGGGCATGGAAACAACGGTGAACTACCCGTTCAATTTCAATCCGTGA
- a CDS encoding MMPL family transporter, with protein MSEKGKDRRNPRSSLPELARELQPQAVMMRRRPLEPLLNLFADWQVKRPWAVVLIVLLSLLPAAFGASKLELRTAFSELLPSEKASVVELQRVNARLAGSSTLTLVAEGGDEAGLKKFVEQVSPRIRELGPDYVAGVDDGTRAVQKFFQQNKHLYADLEDLKKLHTDVLARYDYEVGKEAGFDLGIAEDDDAPPEITAESLEKRFQKKVDDAKKKSKGVDGYYIGEDGKLAAILVRTPLGSGDDKAFELRGKIDSIAQEEAKALGLDLTFGYTGNLITSAEQHRAVKNDLAHVGAYGVGLILGVVLLFFLRLRTLLAMSATIGVGCVWAFGVAELTVGYLNTATGFLVSIIAGNGINFGIIYMARFLEARRDEGLDPATAVRVSHRDTHTATLAAAGAAMIAYGSLAATDFKGFRHFGIIGGAGMILCWLATYALLPAILILSERYSPMYTGKEPRWRARMKGFYGYPFALAARKWPRALAIGGAVLGVVAAVLTVRYFAKDPMEYDLANVRNERLSPTSAGLLSLRVDKIVGRLGQDGRAILTDRIDQVQPLVAELEKRRAAAPQDRRPFDRVVSIFDILPQEQDEKLKLLREIDERLQNAKKRGFIKEEDWKKLQEHIPAKLEKVGIAQLPELVARPFTEKDGTRGNIVYIVPTEGRSVYDAHYLMDWADSFREVKLPNGDVIRGSGDPVIFADMLINIGEDAPKAILLSLLGTFFVIVFAFRGRSGGWLALLSLFVGIMWLVAFLALRDIKLNFLNFVALPISIGVGADYAINVMKRRQLEGDEVLYSVLVQTGGAVVLCSLTTTLGYLALLLSINRAVQSFGLAAAVGEVTTLLAAVLVLPAFLFWRAKRKGLTLSPSSVGRRSMASISSEQ; from the coding sequence GTGAGCGAAAAGGGAAAAGACCGCAGGAACCCCCGCAGCTCGCTACCCGAGCTGGCACGAGAGCTGCAGCCGCAGGCCGTGATGATGCGCCGGCGACCGCTCGAACCCCTGCTCAACCTGTTCGCTGACTGGCAGGTGAAGCGCCCCTGGGCCGTGGTGCTGATCGTGCTGCTCAGCCTGCTTCCTGCGGCTTTTGGCGCTTCCAAGTTGGAGCTGCGCACGGCCTTCAGCGAGCTTCTCCCCTCGGAAAAGGCGAGTGTGGTCGAGCTGCAACGCGTGAATGCACGTCTCGCCGGTTCGTCCACACTCACGCTGGTTGCCGAGGGCGGAGACGAGGCGGGCCTCAAGAAGTTCGTGGAGCAGGTGTCGCCACGAATTCGCGAGCTGGGCCCCGACTACGTGGCGGGGGTCGACGACGGAACTCGAGCAGTTCAGAAATTCTTCCAACAAAACAAGCATCTCTACGCCGACCTCGAGGACCTGAAGAAGCTCCACACCGACGTCCTTGCTCGCTACGACTACGAAGTCGGCAAGGAGGCCGGTTTCGATCTGGGCATCGCCGAGGACGACGACGCGCCGCCCGAGATCACCGCCGAGTCCCTGGAGAAGCGCTTTCAAAAGAAGGTGGACGACGCCAAGAAGAAGAGCAAAGGCGTCGACGGCTACTACATCGGGGAGGATGGAAAGCTCGCCGCCATTCTCGTGCGCACCCCCCTCGGCAGTGGCGACGACAAGGCCTTCGAACTACGCGGCAAGATCGACAGCATCGCCCAGGAAGAAGCCAAGGCGCTCGGACTCGACTTGACCTTCGGCTACACCGGCAACCTGATCACGAGCGCGGAGCAACACCGCGCGGTGAAGAACGACTTGGCCCACGTCGGTGCCTATGGCGTGGGTCTGATCCTGGGCGTGGTGCTGCTGTTCTTCCTGCGGCTGCGTACGCTGCTGGCAATGTCGGCCACGATCGGGGTCGGCTGCGTGTGGGCTTTTGGCGTCGCCGAGTTGACCGTGGGCTACCTGAACACCGCCACGGGCTTTCTGGTCAGCATCATCGCCGGCAACGGCATCAACTTCGGCATCATCTACATGGCGCGCTTTCTGGAAGCACGCCGTGACGAAGGGCTCGACCCCGCAACTGCGGTGCGCGTTTCCCACCGCGACACGCATACCGCCACTTTGGCGGCGGCCGGCGCAGCGATGATCGCCTACGGCTCTTTGGCCGCGACGGACTTCAAGGGCTTCAGACACTTCGGGATCATCGGGGGAGCAGGCATGATTCTGTGCTGGCTCGCTACTTACGCTCTCTTGCCCGCCATCCTGATCCTCAGCGAGCGCTACTCTCCGATGTACACGGGCAAAGAGCCGCGCTGGCGCGCTCGTATGAAGGGCTTCTACGGCTACCCCTTCGCGCTGGCGGCACGCAAATGGCCGCGCGCGTTGGCGATTGGCGGCGCGGTTCTCGGTGTGGTCGCGGCGGTGTTGACGGTGCGCTACTTCGCCAAGGATCCGATGGAGTACGATCTGGCGAACGTCCGCAACGAGCGGCTGTCGCCCACGTCAGCGGGGTTACTGTCCCTGCGCGTCGACAAGATCGTCGGCCGCTTGGGCCAAGACGGGCGCGCCATCCTCACCGACCGGATCGATCAAGTGCAGCCCCTGGTGGCGGAGCTGGAGAAACGCCGCGCCGCCGCGCCGCAGGATCGTCGTCCCTTCGATCGGGTAGTGAGCATCTTCGACATCCTTCCGCAAGAGCAGGACGAGAAGCTGAAGCTGCTGCGGGAGATTGACGAGCGCCTGCAGAACGCGAAGAAGCGCGGCTTCATCAAAGAAGAAGACTGGAAGAAGCTTCAGGAGCACATCCCAGCGAAGCTCGAGAAGGTCGGTATCGCGCAGCTCCCCGAGTTGGTAGCTCGCCCCTTCACCGAGAAGGACGGCACTCGCGGCAACATCGTCTACATCGTGCCTACCGAGGGACGCAGCGTCTACGATGCACACTACCTGATGGACTGGGCCGACAGCTTCCGCGAGGTGAAGCTGCCCAATGGCGACGTGATTCGCGGCTCGGGCGACCCGGTCATCTTCGCCGACATGCTGATCAACATCGGCGAGGATGCACCCAAAGCCATTCTGCTCAGCCTGCTCGGCACCTTCTTCGTGATCGTGTTTGCGTTTCGTGGACGCAGCGGCGGTTGGCTCGCGCTGCTGTCCTTGTTCGTAGGCATCATGTGGTTGGTCGCGTTCCTTGCGCTGCGTGACATCAAGCTCAACTTCCTGAACTTCGTGGCGCTGCCCATCAGCATCGGCGTGGGCGCCGATTACGCCATCAACGTGATGAAAAGACGGCAGTTGGAGGGCGACGAAGTGCTCTACAGCGTGCTGGTGCAGACGGGAGGAGCCGTGGTGCTTTGCTCCCTGACCACGACGCTCGGCTACCTGGCGCTATTGCTCAGCATCAATCGCGCAGTGCAGAGCTTCGGCTTGGCTGCCGCCGTGGGGGAAGTGACGACGTTGCTCGCGGCCGTGTTGGTGCTGCCCGCGTTCCTGTTCTGGCGAGCCAAGCGCAAGGGTCTGACCCTTTCGCCGTCCTCGGTGGGGCGACGCAGCATGGCGAGCATCTCGTCCGAGCAGTGA
- a CDS encoding HEAT repeat domain-containing protein — protein MRRLRSGRPGLLALTVWVGVEAQAWAAAAPVYATAPAAAGQSALAVGFDAKGTLRAKLCAAGPCNVDGGHPIEVPSGYMERAAKSTLTVVPLGKGRRAIVVKLPGATDERAWQGVYASAIGKRELVTVFQGETGLIEGEWGERHGPMLQVSEPRTDGTRTLLVGEAREDLNLCGRPTILSPRLLSPNDLTLKPAKVQRLPPMERDVATVLTAEAVTEAASGLPLLRALGASSATGDPKALTDGDPDTAWSENRGGDGRGELVMMAAPHELPLTGFEFVVRPASKELVDGASPRSFFLATDKQLYRVEIAKDAWLSPGARYQVTLPASVQTGCVALVLDTAFSTSKKARVSMAELSARTEVDAQGIAGLVGALAGGGQRSQTAAAALTLLGSSAFEAVAKAYKGLDEGGRRTALEVMDHAPCEQSASVYVDALIGPFAAHRTHALARLPRCADAAQSAVEAAMDREPRHMLRLAAALADIAPARAVHVILPRLARAKGQQRRVLRFALGRAASSSRASAALRSALGDASLAPESTLDLLRALGPRVGDHGKSAVDALLRVPSTGFRERYLRLEPAGHLAPIDARAKALVAEALTRDANKHVRTRAAEVIAVPTLFQNELMQALSDPEVRVREAAAVALTHPRGQFASQALVVRLQSDAWPIVRAAAADALAKLPSNPGVDAALGDATTDESRHVRGPALTALGARRARSQAPKVRARLEMDDESPDVRARAAEALGLMCDRDAVELLTRSARKLSDPMLPAEERGVSTMSLGALGRLRPPDLERRLAPLRAKGASHTARAAAEATLRSSGSCPPSRIPKRHGRR, from the coding sequence GTGCGTCGCCTGAGAAGTGGGAGGCCAGGACTACTGGCCCTGACCGTGTGGGTGGGAGTGGAAGCTCAGGCCTGGGCGGCGGCCGCGCCCGTCTACGCCACCGCGCCCGCAGCGGCGGGGCAGAGCGCCCTCGCCGTCGGCTTCGACGCCAAAGGCACCCTTCGCGCCAAGTTGTGCGCCGCGGGTCCATGCAACGTCGACGGCGGCCACCCCATCGAAGTGCCATCGGGCTACATGGAGCGCGCGGCCAAGTCCACGCTCACCGTCGTGCCCTTGGGCAAGGGGCGTCGCGCCATCGTCGTCAAGTTACCCGGCGCGACTGACGAACGCGCGTGGCAAGGTGTCTACGCATCCGCCATCGGAAAGCGCGAGCTGGTCACGGTGTTCCAAGGGGAGACCGGGCTCATCGAAGGCGAGTGGGGCGAGCGCCACGGTCCCATGCTGCAAGTGAGCGAACCGCGCACTGACGGAACCCGCACCTTGCTCGTGGGCGAGGCTCGCGAAGATCTGAATCTGTGCGGAAGGCCGACCATCCTCTCGCCGCGTCTGCTCTCGCCCAACGACTTGACGTTGAAACCGGCGAAGGTGCAGCGCCTTCCGCCCATGGAGCGAGACGTGGCCACGGTGCTCACCGCCGAAGCCGTCACTGAAGCCGCGAGCGGTCTGCCGCTCTTGCGTGCCCTGGGTGCCTCGAGTGCAACCGGGGATCCGAAAGCGCTCACGGATGGCGATCCGGACACAGCTTGGTCCGAGAATCGTGGGGGCGATGGGCGCGGCGAGCTGGTGATGATGGCAGCGCCTCACGAACTGCCGCTGACGGGGTTCGAGTTCGTCGTGCGTCCCGCCAGCAAAGAGCTGGTCGATGGAGCATCGCCGCGGTCCTTCTTCTTGGCGACGGACAAGCAGCTGTATCGCGTAGAAATCGCCAAGGACGCGTGGCTCAGCCCGGGTGCGCGCTATCAGGTCACGCTGCCAGCGTCCGTGCAGACGGGGTGCGTCGCCCTGGTGCTGGACACGGCATTCTCCACGAGCAAGAAAGCGCGCGTGTCGATGGCGGAGCTTTCCGCGCGCACCGAGGTGGACGCGCAAGGCATCGCTGGTTTGGTGGGGGCGCTCGCGGGTGGGGGGCAACGCTCGCAGACGGCTGCAGCCGCGCTCACGCTTCTGGGTAGCAGCGCCTTTGAGGCGGTGGCGAAAGCATACAAGGGACTCGACGAGGGTGGGCGCCGCACGGCGCTCGAAGTGATGGATCACGCGCCCTGCGAGCAGAGCGCGTCAGTGTACGTCGACGCCCTGATCGGCCCCTTCGCCGCGCACCGCACCCACGCCTTGGCGCGTCTGCCGCGTTGCGCCGATGCCGCACAAAGCGCGGTGGAAGCGGCGATGGATCGAGAGCCGCGGCACATGCTGCGCTTGGCCGCGGCGCTGGCGGACATTGCGCCAGCACGCGCCGTGCACGTGATCTTGCCGCGGCTGGCCCGCGCGAAAGGGCAGCAACGCCGCGTGCTGCGCTTCGCGCTTGGGCGTGCGGCATCCAGCTCACGCGCGAGTGCGGCGCTGCGCAGCGCTCTCGGGGATGCGTCCTTGGCGCCCGAGAGCACCCTGGACTTGCTACGCGCACTAGGGCCACGCGTGGGCGATCACGGCAAGAGCGCCGTCGACGCGCTGTTGCGGGTCCCGAGTACCGGCTTTCGAGAGCGCTACTTGCGCCTTGAGCCCGCGGGACATCTCGCACCCATCGACGCGCGCGCGAAGGCGCTCGTGGCCGAAGCCCTGACTCGTGACGCGAACAAGCACGTGCGAACGCGCGCCGCCGAAGTCATCGCGGTGCCGACGTTGTTTCAGAATGAGTTGATGCAGGCGCTCTCGGACCCCGAAGTCAGGGTTCGCGAAGCGGCTGCGGTCGCTCTGACGCATCCGCGGGGTCAGTTCGCGTCCCAAGCCCTCGTGGTGCGGCTACAGAGCGATGCGTGGCCCATCGTGCGCGCGGCCGCCGCTGACGCCCTCGCCAAGCTGCCGTCCAATCCTGGTGTGGACGCTGCTCTGGGGGACGCAACCACGGACGAATCACGGCACGTGCGTGGACCCGCGTTGACGGCCCTGGGGGCGCGGCGCGCGCGTAGCCAAGCGCCGAAGGTGCGGGCGCGTTTGGAGATGGACGACGAGAGCCCCGACGTGCGCGCTCGCGCCGCCGAAGCGCTCGGCTTGATGTGCGACCGCGACGCAGTGGAGCTGCTCACGCGGTCCGCGCGCAAGCTCTCCGACCCGATGCTGCCTGCGGAGGAGCGCGGGGTCAGCACCATGTCCCTGGGTGCCCTCGGCCGTCTGCGACCGCCGGACCTCGAGCGCCGCCTTGCGCCCTTGCGCGCCAAGGGTGCATCCCACACCGCCCGCGCCGCCGCGGAAGCCACTCTGCGATCCTCGGGCAGCTGTCCTCCTTCGAGGATTCCGAAGCGTCATGGCAGACGTTGA
- a CDS encoding NAD-dependent epimerase/dehydratase family protein, translating to MSWILVTGASGFVGSRLVHALVERGEHVKAFVRAGSSLRQLQGLPADRCRIAVGDITVEHTVYRALADCDRLYHVASSFKMWDPHPEHILGPAVEGTRATLTAARKRGLEKIVVTSSVAALGTTSSSDSMDESHEFNLADPETYILSKYEALRVTEEMVDEGLPIVSVLPAGIFGPGDWKPTPSGQSILTYLKLGARMRPPVTEGGLNIVDVDDVVQGHMLAMDKGRVGERYILGGENVSFRQMFEALSEITGLAPPGSTMSGGSAQLMGRLMEWGARLRGGEPSLTHRLARDFANGYAWVTSEKAESELGYTHRPARETLTRSVRWFLEHGYVDAPSAHRVSLELGAAT from the coding sequence ATGTCCTGGATTCTAGTCACGGGTGCGTCGGGTTTCGTCGGATCACGGTTGGTGCATGCGCTCGTCGAACGCGGTGAGCACGTCAAAGCGTTCGTACGTGCGGGCTCGAGTCTGCGTCAGTTGCAAGGGCTACCAGCGGATCGCTGTCGCATCGCCGTCGGTGACATCACCGTCGAGCACACGGTGTACCGAGCTTTGGCCGATTGCGACCGCCTCTACCACGTGGCTTCTAGCTTCAAGATGTGGGACCCCCACCCCGAGCACATTCTGGGACCCGCCGTGGAAGGGACTCGCGCCACGCTCACCGCGGCGCGCAAGCGTGGCTTGGAAAAGATCGTCGTCACCAGCAGTGTTGCCGCGCTGGGGACCACGAGCAGCAGCGATTCGATGGACGAGAGCCACGAGTTCAACCTGGCGGATCCCGAGACCTACATCCTGTCCAAGTACGAAGCCCTGCGTGTCACCGAGGAGATGGTCGACGAGGGACTGCCCATCGTCAGCGTGCTGCCAGCGGGCATCTTCGGTCCCGGCGACTGGAAGCCGACGCCCTCGGGGCAGAGCATTCTCACGTATCTGAAGCTCGGCGCACGCATGCGTCCCCCCGTCACCGAAGGTGGGTTGAACATCGTGGACGTGGACGACGTAGTGCAGGGTCACATGCTGGCCATGGACAAGGGCCGAGTTGGTGAGCGCTACATTCTGGGCGGTGAGAACGTCAGTTTCCGCCAGATGTTCGAGGCGCTCAGCGAGATCACCGGGCTCGCGCCGCCGGGATCCACCATGTCCGGCGGCAGCGCGCAGCTCATGGGACGCTTGATGGAGTGGGGAGCGCGTTTGCGAGGCGGCGAGCCCAGCCTGACGCACCGTTTGGCTCGGGACTTCGCCAACGGTTACGCCTGGGTCACGTCCGAAAAAGCCGAGAGCGAGCTGGGCTACACGCATCGACCCGCGCGCGAGACCCTGACTCGTTCCGTGCGCTGGTTTCTCGAGCATGGCTACGTCGATGCGCCGTCTGCGCACCGCGTGAGCTTGGAGCTCGGGGCAGCGACGTGA
- the hxsB gene encoding His-Xaa-Ser system radical SAM maturase HxsB has product MTVVTLPQRQGAQDLPHMLAVTNLSPRSGLMPLRLRKVAGRTLLTSDFGDWVFVDDTELETLMRGELQAGSDLHKRLRRANFVRSELNERQLVARASDKVRFLRTGPHLHVMVVTLRCNTTCVYCHASRAPLHRADTDMSPTTADRVVDMALSSTSPAVTIEFQGGEPLANFDVVKRAIEYALERNRSYGKALEFTLVTNLSLMTDERMEYLLSRRVQICTSIDGPADLHDSQRVLAGRSAHAEASRWIEKINERYVALGLDPSLYHVEALLTTTRGALSRPREIVDSYVNLGCRAIFLRPVDPFGFAERTRQRIEYPRHEYLAFYREATDYILELNRKGVQVLERFGAIFLTKILTQTDPNFVDIRSPCGAGIGQLAYNYDGRVFTCDEGRMLAASGDDTFHIGTIHSRYRDLVAHETVAALAVASNLDAQPDCVTCAYRPYCGVCPVHNYATQGTIQGRMRESVLCAVHKGIQDYLFEKLASEDAETRNILRRWTTVRPRSHFVHACAP; this is encoded by the coding sequence GTGACCGTCGTCACCCTCCCTCAACGCCAAGGGGCGCAAGATCTGCCGCACATGCTGGCCGTGACGAACCTGTCTCCGCGCTCCGGACTCATGCCCTTGCGCCTGCGCAAGGTTGCCGGTCGAACCCTCCTTACCAGTGACTTCGGTGACTGGGTCTTCGTCGACGACACGGAGCTGGAGACGCTCATGCGCGGCGAGCTGCAAGCGGGGAGCGATCTTCACAAACGCCTTCGGCGCGCCAATTTCGTGCGGAGTGAGCTGAACGAGCGGCAACTCGTTGCGCGCGCCAGCGACAAGGTGCGCTTCCTTCGCACGGGACCGCACTTGCACGTGATGGTGGTGACTCTGCGCTGCAACACTACGTGCGTGTACTGCCACGCAAGTCGGGCTCCGTTGCATCGCGCCGACACCGACATGAGTCCTACGACTGCGGACCGAGTCGTAGACATGGCGCTCTCGTCCACTTCCCCCGCGGTCACCATCGAATTCCAGGGCGGCGAGCCCCTCGCCAATTTCGATGTAGTCAAGCGCGCCATCGAGTACGCGCTGGAGCGAAACCGATCCTACGGCAAAGCCCTCGAGTTCACGCTGGTGACGAATCTCTCGCTGATGACCGACGAGCGCATGGAGTATTTGCTCTCACGGCGCGTGCAGATCTGTACCAGCATCGACGGCCCGGCGGACCTCCACGACTCCCAACGCGTGCTGGCCGGTCGCAGCGCCCATGCCGAGGCGTCGCGTTGGATCGAGAAGATCAACGAACGCTACGTGGCGCTCGGACTGGATCCGTCCCTCTACCACGTGGAGGCGCTGCTCACGACGACGCGCGGCGCCCTCAGTCGCCCCCGAGAGATCGTCGACAGCTACGTGAACCTCGGTTGTCGCGCGATCTTTCTGCGCCCGGTGGATCCCTTCGGATTCGCGGAGCGCACACGTCAGCGCATCGAGTATCCGCGGCACGAGTACTTGGCGTTCTATCGAGAGGCGACGGACTACATTCTCGAGCTGAATCGCAAAGGGGTACAGGTGCTGGAACGCTTTGGCGCCATCTTCCTGACCAAGATCCTGACCCAAACCGACCCGAACTTCGTGGACATCCGCTCGCCCTGTGGCGCCGGGATCGGCCAGCTGGCGTACAACTATGACGGCAGAGTCTTCACCTGCGACGAAGGGCGCATGCTCGCGGCCTCGGGCGACGACACCTTCCACATCGGAACCATCCACTCGCGCTATCGTGATTTGGTCGCCCATGAAACAGTTGCTGCGCTGGCGGTCGCCTCCAACCTGGACGCCCAACCCGACTGTGTGACCTGCGCGTACCGCCCGTATTGCGGCGTCTGCCCGGTTCACAACTACGCCACCCAAGGCACCATCCAGGGACGTATGCGCGAGAGTGTGCTCTGCGCCGTGCACAAGGGGATCCAGGACTACCTGTTCGAAAAGCTCGCATCCGAGGATGCGGAGACTCGCAACATCCTACGCCGTTGGACCACTGTGCGGCCCCGGAGCCACTTCGTGCACGCTTGCGCGCCGTAA